DNA from Thunnus maccoyii chromosome 5, fThuMac1.1, whole genome shotgun sequence:
CattattgtctttgttttatttgtgcaaCTAGACATTTATGGTGAGCTTGATGTCTGCCAACGCAAACTCAGACAGAAATTGAAAAAGTATGAATACATATACGAGGGAGTGCCACAGCATGGAAACCGGACACTTCTCAACAAGGTGTACACCGAGCTCTACATCACGGAGGGAGCCAGTGGAGCCATtaatgatgaacatgaggtcaggCAGATTGAAGCTGCAACCAGAAGACAAGCAACAGAAGAGAAGCCAATCAAATGCGAAGACATCTTTGAGCCCCTCCTCGGACAAGACAGATTCATCAGAACCGTGCTGACTAAAGGAATTTCTGGTATTGGAAAAACTATCTCTGTACAGAAGTTTAATCTGGAATGGGCAGAGGGAAGGGTTAACCAGGATATCCAACTCCTAATTAATCTGCCATTTCGGGAGCTGAATCTGATGAGGGACAGACAGTGCACGCTGATACAGCTTCTTCATCATTTTCTTGCAGAGGCAAAAGAATCAGGGATTTCAAATTTTGGCAAGTACAAGCTTGTGCTGATATTTGATGGGTTGGATGAGTGCCGGCTCCCCCTGGACTTTGCCCACAATGAGACCTGCTGCAGCATCTCGGAGCCAGCTTCAGTGGATGaactgctgacaaacctcatcaagGGGAACCTGCTGCCCTCTGCACACATCTGGATCACCTCCAGGCCTGCAGCTGCAAATCGTATTCCAGTTGATCTTGTTGATCGTGTGACAGAGATTCGAGGGTTCAACAACCCCCAGAAGGAAGAGTACTTCAGGAAAAAAATCTCTGATCAAAACATGGCCAGTAAAGTCATCTCACATGTTAAGTCAACCAGGAGCCTCCATATCATGTGTCACATACCAGTCTTCAGCTGGATATCTGTCACCGTTCTGCAGAAGATTTTAGAAGAAGCAGAAATGAAGAGAGTAGAGGAGGACGGGGACAGAGGAGAGATGCCCAAGACTCTGacacagatgtacacacacTTTCTGGTGTACAACTCGTTGATCAAAACTCACAAGTACCCAGCAGGACAGGAGGCATCTGAAACTCAGTCCCAGGTCAACATGGATGAAGAGATGATCTTGAAGCTTGGAAAACTGGCCTTTGAGCACCTGATGAAAGGCAACATGATCTTCTATGAGAATGAACTGAATGAGTACAATATCAACGTCAATGATACTGCGATATATTCAGGAATCTTCACTCAGATCTCAGAGAATGATGTCGGATTTCATCTGGAGAGGGTCTACTGCTTTGTGCATCTCAGCATACAGGAGTTTTTTGCGGCAATGCACGTTTTGCACACATTCATCTGCAACAATCAGAACTTGCTGGAACCACAACAAACCATCACCACCCAGGAGGCTCCCAGTGACATAACCAGTCTCCTAAGCAGTGCAGTGGATAAGGCCTTGCAGAGTGAGAACGGACACCTAGATCTTTTTCTACGTTTCCTTCTTGGCCTCTCACAGACATCTAATCAGACTTTGTTGAAGAGTGTACTGACCACAATGAAGGGCAGTTCACTAAGAAATGAGGAAATCGTTGAGTACATCAAGGAGAAGATCAGGCAAAATCTGTCTCCAGAAAGATGCATCAACCTCTTCCACTGTCTCAGTGAGCTAAATGATCAGTCTCTTTTGGAGGAGATCCAAAACTACCTGAGTTCCGGCAGGTTGTCAGAGACCGAGCTGTCACCTTCACAGTGGTCTGCTCTGGTCTTCATGTTGCTGAACACAGACGAGTTGGATGAGTTTGATCTGAGGAAATATTCAAGATCAGAGGAGGGTCTTCTGAGACTGTTACCAGTGATCAAAGAATCCAGAGTAGCCTTGTgagtacagaaaaaaacattatcctCTGCACCTATCACAACCATTTTATGTAATGttaaaatttttgttttttataaacttcttaaaagtctttttttaatgcacaaattagGTCATATTGTACAGTCATATCACATTGTAAAGGTGCCATGTGCATcatcttaaaatataaaacGAGTGTGAAGTGCAAAATCCATTATTCACtcattcaacattttctgctgtGAGACATTCTTGCTCTTAAAGTTTTGTGTTGTAAAGCAGTTCTGCAGATTTTCTGTGAAATTTGAACTAGAGAAAcgcaatataaaaatactgtggAGGCTGCAGATCTTGCTGCTAAACGACTCATTTTTATGGTTATTATGTCTTGAAATTAAACAGTTAACAAATTCACACATGacttaattgttgttttttttaattctcgTAGGCTTAAAGAATGCAACCTGGCAGAGAAATGCTGTGAAGCACTTGCAGCTGTTCTAAGCAATTCATGTCTGAAAGAGCTGGACCTAAGTGATAATGACCTGAAAGACTCAGGGGTGGaactgctgtctgctggactggcCAGTCCAACATGTCAACTAGAAAAACTGAGGTCTGTGAAGTGCTGCAGCAGGCTTTCTAAACTATACACATATCCAGTCCTAACTTATATTCAGTGAATACAATTCTGTATTACATTCTgtgaattacattttattttttttcctttaatt
Protein-coding regions in this window:
- the LOC121897967 gene encoding NLR family CARD domain-containing protein 3-like, which produces MDAAEKTEKYPEQPQLPGSSCRFMKSDASMKGRHDFCKEAADSSITSEKSDLPASSCVSMKSDASMKGRPDFNKEDADRDPHGCSESTEMDANAIFKLVEVCGTLIWQRELRKYKRMLFPHLSQSSESENQDKDRLTTEDKQEDSSASEGALKITLHVLKDIGQRELANQLEKHIYGELDVCQRKLRQKLKKYEYIYEGVPQHGNRTLLNKVYTELYITEGASGAINDEHEVRQIEAATRRQATEEKPIKCEDIFEPLLGQDRFIRTVLTKGISGIGKTISVQKFNLEWAEGRVNQDIQLLINLPFRELNLMRDRQCTLIQLLHHFLAEAKESGISNFGKYKLVLIFDGLDECRLPLDFAHNETCCSISEPASVDELLTNLIKGNLLPSAHIWITSRPAAANRIPVDLVDRVTEIRGFNNPQKEEYFRKKISDQNMASKVISHVKSTRSLHIMCHIPVFSWISVTVLQKILEEAEMKRVEEDGDRGEMPKTLTQMYTHFLVYNSLIKTHKYPAGQEASETQSQVNMDEEMILKLGKLAFEHLMKGNMIFYENELNEYNINVNDTAIYSGIFTQISENDVGFHLERVYCFVHLSIQEFFAAMHVLHTFICNNQNLLEPQQTITTQEAPSDITSLLSSAVDKALQSENGHLDLFLRFLLGLSQTSNQTLLKSVLTTMKGSSLRNEEIVEYIKEKIRQNLSPERCINLFHCLSELNDQSLLEEIQNYLSSGRLSETELSPSQWSALVFMLLNTDELDEFDLRKYSRSEEGLLRLLPVIKESRVALLKECNLAEKCCEALAAVLSNSCLKELDLSDNDLKDSGVELLSAGLASPTCQLEKLSLPFCGITEIGCGFLAEALRSNPTHLKELDLSYNHPGQLGMELLTSVQKDIEHLTVSLNGNAECYLKSALKKYACELTMDLSTAHSLLSFSEDNKKMTRMKTAQPYPDSPERFTDWGQVLCKEGLSSRCYWEAEWTGEWTGIGVAYKGISRKAKGNDCVLGYNDQSWSLRYCQGKYTAWYKKSDASISVPFFDSKKVGVFLDWSAGTLSFYAVSSNTMTHLHTFHAKFSEQLYAGFRLGYDDTSLTLCQPEYP